In one Streptomyces sp. NBC_01288 genomic region, the following are encoded:
- a CDS encoding lipid-transfer protein, with protein MAGLKDATAIVGIGQTSFAKQLPEDERTLACRAVLAALDDAGIAPSAVDALASYTMEETDEVELAKAVGFGDLTFFSKVGYGGGGSCATVAHLATAIAAGQATVGVAWRSRKRGSGARPWTNTTRQLPTPAQWTRPFGLLRPADEIAMLTRRYMYEYGATRDHLFNVALACRNRANQNPAAIMYDRPLTREMYMTSRWISEPLCLFDNCLETDGALACVIVSRERARDCRSTPVYIHSAAQGLPAQHHGMVNYWNDDPLTGPAWTAARHLWKHADFTPQDVDVAQIYDAFTALVPLSLEGYGFCGRGEGGAFTEGGALEIGGQLPLNTSGGGLSEAYVHGFNLINEGVRQLRGTSTAQVPDAATCLVTAGEGVPTSALLLTT; from the coding sequence ATGGCCGGACTGAAGGACGCGACCGCGATCGTCGGCATCGGGCAGACCTCCTTCGCCAAGCAACTCCCCGAGGACGAGCGGACCTTGGCGTGTCGTGCCGTGCTCGCCGCCCTCGACGACGCGGGCATCGCCCCGAGCGCGGTCGACGCCCTCGCCTCCTACACGATGGAGGAGACGGACGAGGTCGAGCTGGCCAAGGCGGTCGGCTTCGGGGACCTGACCTTCTTCAGCAAGGTGGGGTATGGGGGCGGGGGTTCATGTGCAACCGTCGCGCATCTCGCCACCGCCATCGCCGCCGGGCAGGCGACGGTCGGCGTGGCCTGGCGGTCCCGGAAGCGCGGCAGCGGGGCGAGACCGTGGACCAACACGACCCGCCAACTCCCCACCCCCGCCCAGTGGACCCGCCCCTTCGGCCTCCTCCGCCCGGCGGACGAGATAGCGATGCTCACCCGCCGCTACATGTACGAGTACGGCGCCACCCGCGACCACCTCTTCAACGTCGCCCTCGCCTGCCGGAACAGGGCCAACCAGAACCCGGCCGCGATCATGTACGACCGGCCCCTCACCCGCGAGATGTACATGACCTCCCGCTGGATCAGCGAACCCCTCTGCCTCTTCGACAACTGCCTTGAGACCGATGGGGCGTTGGCCTGCGTGATCGTCTCCCGCGAACGCGCCCGCGACTGCCGGAGCACCCCCGTGTACATCCACTCCGCCGCCCAGGGCCTCCCCGCCCAGCACCACGGCATGGTCAACTACTGGAACGACGATCCCCTCACCGGCCCCGCCTGGACCGCCGCCCGACACCTGTGGAAACACGCCGACTTCACCCCGCAGGACGTCGATGTCGCCCAGATCTACGACGCGTTCACCGCCCTCGTCCCGCTCTCCCTGGAGGGCTACGGCTTCTGCGGACGCGGCGAAGGCGGCGCCTTCACGGAGGGGGGCGCTCTGGAGATCGGCGGCCAACTCCCCCTGAACACCAGCGGCGGCGGGCTCTCCGAGGCGTACGTCCACGGCTTCAACCTGATCAACGAGGGCGTACGGCAGTTGCGCGGCACCAGCACCGCCCAGGTCCCGGACGCCGCCACCTGCCTGGTGACGGCGGGCGAGGGCGTCCCCACCTCCGCCCTGCTGCTCACGACGTGA
- a CDS encoding FadD3 family acyl-CoA ligase: MRGDVEWGTVPGLVRSAAERYADAEAVVEGRTRISYAELGARVERAAAACMAAGVEVGDRVGIWAPNSTDWIVSALGAVSAGAVLVPLNTRFKGSEAAYVLRSSGARLLFVTGTFLGTSYVASLRRAAGEGAGDGPLPGLPALEQVVVLADDAPADFRTWKDFLAGGEGVGAAEVRERERELDGSTVSDIIFTSGTTGRPKGAVITHAQTLRGYEIWSDLAGLRQGDRYLVVNPFFHTFGYKAGVIACLMRGATMIPQPVFNVDTVLANIAAERVSVLPGPPTLHQSLLDHPARDAHDLSALRLVVTGAAVVPLRLVERLRGELGVGTVLTAYGLSEASGIVTMCRRGDDPAVIASTSGRAIPGTEVRVEAPPGTPGEVLVRGFNVMRGYYQDAAATAEVLGEDGWLRTGDVGVLDDEGNLRITDRIKDMFIVGGFNAYPAEIEQLLGVHPDVADVAVIGVPDARLGEVGKAYVVRRPHVTLTGDDLIAWARREMANYKVPRVVEFVAELPRNASGKVVKGELRGL, translated from the coding sequence ATGCGCGGAGACGTGGAGTGGGGCACGGTCCCGGGCCTGGTGCGCTCGGCCGCGGAACGGTACGCGGATGCCGAGGCGGTGGTGGAGGGCCGGACCCGGATCTCCTACGCCGAACTGGGCGCCCGGGTGGAGCGGGCGGCGGCCGCCTGCATGGCCGCCGGGGTCGAGGTCGGCGACCGGGTGGGCATCTGGGCGCCGAACTCGACGGACTGGATCGTCTCGGCGCTGGGCGCGGTGTCGGCGGGCGCGGTGCTGGTGCCGCTGAACACGCGGTTCAAGGGGAGCGAGGCCGCGTATGTGCTGCGCAGCAGCGGGGCGCGGTTGTTGTTCGTGACCGGGACGTTCCTGGGGACGTCGTACGTGGCGTCGCTGCGGCGGGCGGCGGGGGAGGGGGCCGGGGACGGTCCGCTGCCCGGACTTCCGGCGCTGGAGCAGGTGGTGGTGCTGGCCGATGACGCGCCCGCCGACTTCCGTACCTGGAAGGACTTCCTCGCGGGCGGGGAGGGGGTGGGCGCGGCGGAAGTACGGGAGCGGGAACGGGAGTTGGACGGTTCGACGGTCTCGGACATCATCTTCACGTCCGGCACGACGGGCAGGCCGAAGGGCGCGGTGATCACGCACGCGCAGACGCTGCGGGGATACGAGATCTGGAGCGACCTGGCGGGGCTGAGACAGGGCGACCGCTACCTCGTCGTGAACCCCTTCTTCCACACCTTCGGCTACAAGGCGGGTGTGATCGCCTGTCTGATGCGGGGCGCGACGATGATCCCGCAGCCGGTGTTCAACGTCGACACGGTGCTCGCGAACATCGCGGCGGAACGGGTGTCGGTGTTGCCGGGGCCGCCCACCCTCCACCAGTCCCTCCTCGACCACCCCGCCCGCGACGCGCACGACCTCTCGGCGCTGCGGCTGGTGGTGACCGGCGCGGCGGTGGTGCCGTTGCGGCTGGTGGAACGGTTGCGGGGCGAGCTGGGAGTAGGGACCGTCCTCACGGCGTACGGCCTCTCGGAGGCCAGCGGCATCGTGACGATGTGCCGGCGCGGGGACGATCCGGCGGTCATCGCGTCGACGTCGGGGCGGGCGATTCCGGGCACGGAGGTGCGGGTGGAGGCGCCTCCCGGTACCCCGGGCGAGGTGCTGGTCCGCGGCTTCAACGTCATGCGGGGCTACTACCAGGACGCGGCGGCCACGGCGGAGGTCCTGGGCGAGGACGGCTGGCTGCGCACCGGTGACGTCGGCGTCCTGGACGACGAGGGCAATCTCCGGATCACCGACCGCATCAAGGACATGTTCATCGTCGGCGGCTTCAACGCGTACCCGGCGGAGATAGAGCAACTCCTCGGCGTCCATCCCGACGTTGCGGACGTCGCGGTGATCGGCGTACCGGACGCACGGCTCGGCGAGGTCGGCAAGGCGTACGTCGTACGACGCCCGCACGTGACACTGACCGGCGACGACCTGATCGCCTGGGCGCGACGGGAGATGGCGAACTACAAGGTCCCGCGGGTGGTGGAGTTCGTGGCGGAGCTGCCTCGGAACGCGAGCGGGAAGGTGGTCAAGGGGGAGCTGCGGGGGCTGTGA
- a CDS encoding AfsR/SARP family transcriptional regulator — translation MDGGPRVPEQRRPGSGSKESTALRFSVLGPVRAWRGPVSLNTGSPQQRALLAALLLREGRTATAGELIDALWGDEPPSQALAAVRTYASRLRKSLDAGVLVSESGGYAVRGLPEGALDVAEVHDLANEAEKAKSAGDLGHARDLLGRALALWDGEPLAGLPGPYAEAQRVRLEEWRLQLLESRLDMDLEQGCHAEAVSELTALTAAHPLRERLRELLMLALYRSGRQAEALAVYADTRRLLADELGVDPRPGLRELQNRILQADPGLAEPSAPAAETVPTPVRPHQLPATVPDFTGRVSFVTELIDVLASAEGRVMAVSALAGIGGVGKTTLAVHVAHQARSTFPDGQLYVDLQGAGSRSAEPETVLGAFLRALGTADSAIPDSLEERSALYRSALDGRRVLVLLDNARDAAQVRPLLPGMEGCAALVTSRVRMVDLAGAHLIDLDVMSPEEALQLFTKIVGAERVAAERESALDVVAACGFLPLAIRIAASRLAARRTWTVSVLAAKLADERRRLDELQAGDLAVKATFELGYGQLEPAQARAFRLLGLADGPDISLAAAAAVLDLPVEETEDVLESLVDTSLVESAAPGRYRYHDLVRLYARACAERDESSPTERGAALSRLLDFYLATAAGVYAIERPGDRLVDHLEPTAVEGLTFVNRQAAWDWLYLEAVPLLACVRQSTEKGTLRRAIDLMWASVDLAESGANSKEYETAAAALRDAARAEGDVRAEGRASVVLSNARLFSGLFDMGYREAQEAFRLAETTDDLLPSCWAANILGGIAFYQNRHQDAEDHFGRAITKFRHCGDMAGAAAALCNLSRLHLATGRAESAVELARQGVDIYENLGHSLRGANGHYALGMALGKTGQHANAAEQLEEALRVFRSSRQRLWEGMTLCRLAEVDLDARRQAGAASNAEMALTVLRGIGGEWRRAHVLTVLGRALNGIGHSGRAQVCLREALEIYEGLDSPEAAQVRSLLSPVSTS, via the coding sequence ATGGACGGTGGACCGCGAGTACCGGAGCAGCGGCGCCCCGGGTCCGGCTCGAAGGAGTCGACCGCGCTGCGCTTCAGCGTGCTCGGTCCGGTACGTGCCTGGCGGGGCCCTGTTTCGCTGAACACGGGCTCGCCGCAGCAACGCGCCCTGCTGGCCGCGCTGTTGCTGCGCGAGGGCCGCACGGCGACCGCCGGTGAGCTGATCGACGCACTGTGGGGTGACGAACCTCCGTCGCAGGCGCTGGCCGCGGTGCGGACGTACGCGTCCCGGCTGCGCAAGTCGCTGGACGCCGGGGTGCTGGTCAGCGAGTCGGGCGGGTACGCCGTACGGGGGCTGCCCGAGGGCGCGTTGGACGTGGCCGAGGTGCACGACCTGGCGAACGAGGCGGAGAAGGCGAAGTCGGCGGGCGACCTGGGCCATGCGCGGGACCTGCTGGGCCGGGCGCTCGCGCTGTGGGACGGCGAGCCGCTGGCCGGACTCCCCGGGCCCTACGCGGAGGCGCAGCGGGTCCGTCTGGAGGAGTGGCGGCTCCAACTCCTGGAATCCCGGCTGGACATGGACCTGGAGCAGGGCTGCCACGCGGAGGCGGTCAGTGAGTTGACCGCCCTCACCGCGGCCCACCCGCTTCGCGAACGCCTCCGCGAACTGCTGATGCTCGCCCTGTACCGCTCCGGCCGCCAGGCGGAGGCTCTGGCCGTGTACGCGGACACCCGGCGCCTGCTCGCCGACGAGCTGGGCGTGGACCCGCGCCCGGGCCTGCGCGAACTCCAGAACCGCATCCTCCAGGCCGACCCGGGCCTGGCGGAGCCCTCCGCGCCGGCGGCGGAGACCGTGCCGACACCGGTCCGCCCCCACCAACTCCCGGCGACGGTCCCCGACTTCACCGGCCGCGTCTCCTTCGTGACCGAACTGATCGACGTCCTGGCCTCGGCCGAGGGCCGCGTGATGGCGGTGTCGGCGCTGGCGGGCATCGGCGGAGTGGGGAAGACAACTCTCGCCGTCCACGTGGCCCACCAGGCCCGATCCACCTTCCCCGACGGCCAGTTGTACGTCGATCTCCAGGGCGCGGGCTCCCGCTCCGCCGAGCCGGAGACCGTACTGGGCGCGTTCCTGCGGGCGTTGGGCACCGCGGACTCCGCGATACCGGACTCCTTGGAGGAACGGTCCGCGCTGTACCGGTCGGCGCTGGACGGGCGGCGGGTGCTGGTACTGCTGGACAACGCGCGGGACGCGGCGCAAGTACGCCCCCTGCTCCCCGGTATGGAGGGCTGCGCGGCACTGGTGACATCCCGCGTACGGATGGTGGACCTCGCCGGAGCACATCTCATCGACCTGGACGTGATGTCCCCCGAGGAGGCGCTGCAACTCTTCACGAAGATCGTCGGCGCCGAACGCGTCGCCGCCGAACGGGAATCCGCCCTGGACGTGGTGGCGGCGTGCGGCTTCCTGCCCCTCGCGATCCGCATCGCGGCGTCCCGCCTCGCGGCCCGCCGTACCTGGACGGTCTCCGTCCTCGCCGCCAAACTCGCCGACGAGCGACGGAGGTTGGACGAACTCCAGGCCGGCGACCTGGCCGTGAAGGCCACCTTCGAGCTGGGCTACGGCCAGTTGGAGCCGGCCCAGGCACGAGCGTTCCGCCTGCTGGGCCTCGCCGACGGCCCGGACATCTCCCTCGCGGCGGCCGCGGCGGTGCTGGACCTCCCGGTCGAGGAGACGGAGGACGTGCTGGAGTCCCTCGTAGACACGTCACTTGTCGAATCGGCGGCTCCCGGACGCTACCGGTACCACGATCTGGTGCGGCTCTACGCGCGTGCGTGCGCGGAGCGGGACGAGTCGTCGCCGACCGAGCGGGGGGCGGCGCTCTCGCGGTTGCTGGACTTCTATCTGGCGACGGCGGCGGGGGTCTACGCGATCGAACGCCCCGGGGACCGGCTGGTGGACCACCTGGAGCCGACCGCCGTCGAGGGCCTGACCTTCGTGAACCGCCAAGCGGCCTGGGACTGGCTCTACTTGGAGGCCGTACCGCTGCTCGCCTGCGTACGGCAGTCCACGGAGAAGGGCACCCTGCGCCGTGCGATCGACCTCATGTGGGCGTCGGTCGACCTCGCCGAGTCGGGCGCCAACTCGAAGGAGTACGAGACGGCCGCGGCGGCCCTTCGTGATGCCGCGCGTGCCGAGGGCGACGTCCGGGCGGAGGGACGGGCGTCGGTCGTCCTGAGCAACGCGCGCCTCTTCTCCGGGCTCTTCGACATGGGATACCGGGAGGCGCAGGAGGCGTTCCGGCTCGCGGAGACCACCGACGACCTGCTGCCGTCCTGCTGGGCGGCGAACATCCTCGGCGGCATCGCCTTCTACCAGAACCGGCACCAGGACGCCGAGGACCACTTCGGCCGGGCCATCACGAAGTTCCGGCACTGCGGCGACATGGCGGGAGCGGCGGCCGCCCTCTGCAACCTGTCCCGTCTCCACCTCGCGACGGGCCGTGCCGAATCGGCGGTCGAACTCGCCCGGCAGGGAGTCGACATCTACGAGAACCTGGGCCACTCCCTGCGGGGGGCGAACGGGCACTACGCGCTCGGGATGGCCCTCGGCAAGACGGGCCAACACGCCAACGCCGCCGAGCAGTTGGAGGAGGCCCTCCGGGTCTTCCGCTCCAGCCGCCAGCGCCTGTGGGAGGGCATGACGCTCTGCCGGCTCGCGGAGGTCGACCTCGACGCCCGCAGGCAGGCCGGCGCCGCGAGCAATGCCGAGATGGCGCTCACCGTCCTCCGGGGAATCGGCGGCGAATGGCGTCGCGCGCATGTGCTCACCGTGCTGGGCAGGGCGCTGAACGGGATCGGACACTCCGGGCGGGCCCAGGTCTGCCTGCGTGAAGCCCTGGAGATCTACGAGGGGCTGGACTCGCCGGAGGCCGCACAGGTGCGCTCGCTCCTCAGCCCGGTCTCGACTTCCTAG